A stretch of DNA from Nonlabens ponticola:
CCGAAGGTCAACGCAGGTATGTCGAGAGTCTATCGTCTTATGCACGCCAGTTTTTAGGAAGGCTCAATAAGCCTAAAGTGGAGTACATAAAAGGAATTGCACCAGCCATCGCGATTGAACAGAAAGTAAATTCTACCAATCCACGATCTACGGTAGGAACCACGACAGAGGTTTATGATTATCTCAAGTTGCTATTTGCCCGTATAGGTCGCACCATCTCGCCTATCTCTGGCGATGAAGTAAAGAAAGATACGATTACAGATGTTGTCAATTATATAAAAGAGCAAGAAGAAGGCACCAAACTTTTGCTCACGACAAGACTTCTTATTAAAGGTAAGCGTGATGTAAAGGAGCAGCTAGCAGTGCTTTTACAGCAAGGATTTACCAGGATAAAAGTCAATGATCAGGTAGTGCGCATTGATCAGGATGATTTAAACGTATCAAAAAAAGATGAAGTTTTCATAGTCATCGATCGTATTATCAAACGAGATGATGAGGATTTTTTCAATCGCCTGGCAGATGCTATTGATACTGCGTTTTTTGAAGGTAAAGGTGTCGCCTATATTGAACACATGGATGGCAGCAAACGTCGTGAGTTTACTAATAAATTTGAGCTGGACGGCATGGAGTTTCTGGAACCTAATCCTCATTTATTCAGTTTTAATAATCCGTATGGCGCCTGTCCTAAATGCGAAGGTTATGGCGATGTCATAGGGATTGATGAGGATCTTGTGATACCCAACACAGCTTTATCGGTTTATGAGAGCGCAGTCTTCCCATGGCGCGGTGAGAATATGAAATGGTACAAAGAGCAACTCATAAAAAATGCTGACAAATTTAATTTCCCTATACATAGGCCTTGGTTTGAATTGACTGAACAGGAAAAGAATCTAGTTTGGGATGGTAACAAATACTTTAGTGGTATCAATGATTTTTTTGCAGAGCTTGAAGCCAAAGCCTACAAAATTCAAAATCGTGTGATGCTTTCTCGCTATCGCGGTAAGACTAGATGTTTACAGTGTAAAGGCAAGCGATTGCGCAAAGAGGCCAACTATGTGAAGATCAATGGAACCACCATTACAGATCTTGTTGAGATGCCTATCAAGAAGTTGAAACCATTTTTTGACGAGCTAGAACTCAATACTACCGAAGAGCAAATTGCCAAAAGATTACTTAAAGAAATCAGATCGCGACTCAATTTCCTGTCAGATGTTGGGCTTAATTATTTGACACTCAACCGTAAGTCAAACACCTTATCCGGTGGTGAATCCCAGCGCATCAATCTTGCTACTTCGCTGGGCAGCAGCTTGGTTGGCAGTATGTATATTCTAGATGAACCTAGCATAGGGCTACATCCTCGAGATACGGCGCGACTCATCAAGGTGCTCAAGAACTTGCGCGATCTAGGCAACACGGTTATCGTCGTCGAGCATGATGAGGAAATCATGCAGGCCGCAGATCGCATCATTGATATAGGTCCTGAGGCTGGCACCCATGGTGGTGAGGTCGTTGCGGCAGGCACACTTGCAGAGATACTGGAAAGTAGCAGCTTAACCGCTAGCTATCTCAATGGGTCTAT
This window harbors:
- the uvrA gene encoding excinuclease ABC subunit UvrA — its product is MATNQLFDNIDSLSPKENILIKGAQLHNLKNLNAVIPRNELVVITGLSGSGKSSLAFDTLYAEGQRRYVESLSSYARQFLGRLNKPKVEYIKGIAPAIAIEQKVNSTNPRSTVGTTTEVYDYLKLLFARIGRTISPISGDEVKKDTITDVVNYIKEQEEGTKLLLTTRLLIKGKRDVKEQLAVLLQQGFTRIKVNDQVVRIDQDDLNVSKKDEVFIVIDRIIKRDDEDFFNRLADAIDTAFFEGKGVAYIEHMDGSKRREFTNKFELDGMEFLEPNPHLFSFNNPYGACPKCEGYGDVIGIDEDLVIPNTALSVYESAVFPWRGENMKWYKEQLIKNADKFNFPIHRPWFELTEQEKNLVWDGNKYFSGINDFFAELEAKAYKIQNRVMLSRYRGKTRCLQCKGKRLRKEANYVKINGTTITDLVEMPIKKLKPFFDELELNTTEEQIAKRLLKEIRSRLNFLSDVGLNYLTLNRKSNTLSGGESQRINLATSLGSSLVGSMYILDEPSIGLHPRDTARLIKVLKNLRDLGNTVIVVEHDEEIMQAADRIIDIGPEAGTHGGEVVAAGTLAEILESSSLTASYLNGSMEIPLPRKRNKHKYYIDIKGARENNLKNIDVRFPLGVLTMVTGVSGSGKSTLVKQILYPAIMKKLGGYGQKPGQFTDISGKYENLKTVEFIDQNPIGRSSRSNPVTYIKAYDDIRNLMSNQKLSHIRNYKPKHFSFNVDGGRCETCKGDGEVTIEMQFMADVTLVCETCNGKRFKKDILEVTFVDKNIDDILNLTIDDAMDFFTAQGEDKIARKIKPLKDVGLGYVTLGQSSSTLSGGEAQRIKLASFLVKGTTKDKTLFIFDEPTTGLHFHDINKLLDSFNALIEKGHSVIVIEHNMDLAKCADHIIDLGPNGGADGGYLVASGTPEEVAQVTESYTAPYIAEKLS